Proteins found in one Solitalea lacus genomic segment:
- a CDS encoding enoyl-CoA hydratase/isomerase family protein — MYNNIKTEINNRILYITINRATKLNALNKETLAELNALIKDFYNNPEAGVAIITGDGPKAFVAGADISEFASFSIEEGKQLAATGHSSVFDLIENSPKPIIAAVNGFALGGGLELAMACHFRVASINAKLGLPEVTLGLIPGYGGTQRLSQLVGKAKALELILTADMIGAEDALALGLVNYITSPDELIAKCEELAGKMLTKAPLALSAAIAAVNASTKNEKNGFEVEIDEFGKLFGTEDFKEGTQAFLEKRKANFTGR, encoded by the coding sequence ATGTACAACAACATTAAAACGGAAATTAACAACCGTATTTTATATATCACCATTAACCGTGCAACTAAGCTAAACGCACTCAATAAAGAAACGTTAGCAGAACTAAATGCCCTAATTAAAGACTTCTATAATAACCCTGAGGCCGGCGTTGCCATTATCACTGGGGATGGACCAAAAGCATTTGTTGCCGGAGCAGATATTTCAGAATTTGCCAGTTTCTCAATCGAAGAAGGCAAACAACTTGCTGCAACTGGTCATTCTTCTGTATTTGATTTAATAGAAAATAGTCCAAAACCTATTATTGCTGCCGTTAATGGATTTGCCCTTGGAGGCGGGCTAGAGTTGGCAATGGCGTGTCATTTCCGCGTTGCAAGCATTAACGCCAAATTGGGCCTACCGGAAGTAACACTTGGCCTAATTCCTGGTTACGGAGGCACTCAACGATTATCTCAATTAGTTGGCAAAGCCAAAGCATTAGAACTTATATTAACCGCTGATATGATTGGTGCTGAAGATGCTCTAGCTCTAGGTTTGGTAAATTATATTACCTCTCCTGATGAATTAATTGCCAAATGCGAAGAACTAGCTGGCAAAATGTTAACTAAGGCCCCATTGGCCCTTAGCGCTGCTATTGCAGCAGTAAACGCATCAACAAAAAATGAAAAAAACGGTTTTGAGGTAGAAATTGATGAATTCGGAAAACTGTTTGGTACTGAAGATTTTAAAGAAGGCACTCAAGCTTTCCTTGAAAAACGTAAAGCTAATTTTACAGGTCGATAA
- a CDS encoding UDP-N-acetylmuramoyl-tripeptide--D-alanyl-D-alanine ligase, with protein sequence MNIESIYNLYKEYPVISTDTRKITPNSIFFALKGDNFNANQFAKQALENGAVYAIIDEKEYKENERFILVEDALCTLQELAKCHRNQLKIPFLGITGTNGKTTTKELINSVLSQKFKTHATVGNLNNHIGVPLTILAIDGSVDFAIIEMGANHQREIALLSSIANPEFGIITNVGKAHLEGFGGFEGVMKGKKELYDHLLENNGLAFVNKDNNYLMEMASTLKRVVHYGEGAENTVRGRKHNLSEDTVTLDWSTAEANEWQTVKSNLVGGYNFENVLAAICIGHYFGLTSDQIKAGVESYYPKNNRSQALKTAKNSLICDFYNANPSSMAAAISNFAHNKAVNKLAILADMFELGEYSSEEHLKVINQLKAEGINNAILVGKHFYGLKDASEFKFFETTEEAASYLRTHPVENANILVKGSRGMKLETLSELL encoded by the coding sequence ATGAACATAGAGTCGATATATAATCTTTATAAGGAGTACCCAGTAATCAGTACTGATACAAGGAAGATAACTCCAAACAGTATTTTCTTTGCATTAAAGGGAGATAATTTCAACGCCAATCAATTTGCTAAACAAGCGCTTGAAAACGGGGCAGTGTATGCAATTATTGATGAAAAAGAATATAAAGAAAATGAACGCTTTATTTTGGTTGAGGATGCTTTATGTACTTTACAGGAACTTGCGAAGTGTCATCGCAATCAACTCAAAATTCCTTTTTTAGGAATCACTGGTACTAATGGAAAAACTACAACTAAAGAACTGATTAATTCGGTGCTCTCTCAAAAATTCAAAACGCATGCCACCGTGGGTAATCTGAATAATCATATTGGTGTGCCATTGACAATTCTGGCAATCGATGGAAGTGTTGATTTTGCAATAATTGAAATGGGTGCAAATCATCAGCGAGAGATTGCATTGTTGTCAAGTATAGCTAATCCGGAATTTGGTATAATTACAAATGTTGGAAAAGCGCATTTGGAAGGATTTGGTGGTTTTGAAGGTGTTATGAAAGGTAAAAAGGAATTGTATGACCATCTTCTTGAAAATAATGGGCTTGCGTTTGTCAATAAAGACAACAACTACTTGATGGAAATGGCATCGACTCTAAAGCGTGTTGTTCATTATGGAGAAGGAGCTGAAAATACAGTTCGTGGTCGTAAGCATAATTTAAGTGAAGATACCGTTACGTTAGACTGGTCTACTGCTGAGGCTAATGAGTGGCAAACTGTTAAAAGTAACTTGGTTGGCGGCTATAATTTTGAGAATGTGCTGGCAGCTATCTGCATAGGTCACTACTTTGGTTTAACTTCCGATCAGATTAAAGCCGGAGTAGAAAGTTATTATCCTAAGAATAATCGGTCACAAGCATTAAAGACAGCCAAGAATTCCCTGATCTGCGATTTCTATAATGCTAATCCAAGCAGTATGGCTGCAGCGATAAGCAATTTTGCACATAATAAGGCGGTAAATAAGCTTGCTATTTTGGCTGATATGTTTGAACTCGGTGAATATAGTTCAGAGGAGCATTTGAAAGTTATTAATCAGCTTAAAGCTGAAGGTATTAATAATGCTATTTTAGTAGGGAAACATTTTTATGGCCTAAAGGATGCTTCAGAATTTAAGTTTTTTGAAACAACAGAAGAGGCTGCATCATATTTAAGAACCCACCCTGTTGAAAATGCCAACATATTAGTAAAAGGTTCTCGTGGGATGAAACTAGAAACTCTTTCAGAATTGCTATAG
- a CDS encoding AMP nucleosidase, with amino-acid sequence MKSKEEIVSNWLPRYTGTELKEFGEYILLTNFNNYVRLFAEWEGVELRGQDKPMLNATSRDITIINFGMGSPNAAIIMDLLSAIQPKAALFLGKCGGLKRKSELGDLILPIAAIRGEGTSNDYFPQEIPALPAFALQKAVSTTIREHNRDYWTGTVYTTNRRVWEHDEEFKDYLRKIRCMAIDMETATLFSAGFYNKIPAGALLLVSDQPMIASGVKTAESDIKVTEKFVEQHLRIGIDSLYQLINKGNTIKHLRFEDI; translated from the coding sequence ATGAAAAGTAAAGAAGAAATCGTATCAAACTGGCTACCACGGTATACAGGTACTGAACTTAAAGAATTTGGAGAATATATTTTATTAACCAACTTTAACAACTACGTACGTTTATTTGCCGAATGGGAAGGCGTTGAACTTCGTGGACAAGATAAACCAATGCTTAACGCTACCTCCAGAGACATTACCATTATCAATTTTGGGATGGGAAGTCCTAATGCAGCTATAATTATGGACTTACTCTCAGCAATACAACCTAAAGCCGCTTTGTTTCTGGGCAAGTGTGGTGGCTTAAAGCGCAAAAGTGAACTTGGCGATTTAATTCTTCCTATTGCTGCTATTCGAGGAGAAGGAACTTCAAACGATTACTTTCCACAAGAGATTCCAGCTCTGCCAGCATTTGCCTTACAAAAAGCTGTCTCAACAACTATACGAGAGCATAATCGTGATTACTGGACCGGAACCGTTTATACTACAAACCGAAGAGTTTGGGAACACGATGAAGAATTTAAAGATTACCTAAGGAAAATAAGATGCATGGCAATTGATATGGAAACAGCCACCCTGTTCAGTGCCGGCTTTTATAATAAAATTCCTGCGGGAGCCCTGTTACTTGTTTCTGATCAGCCTATGATTGCCTCAGGCGTAAAAACCGCCGAAAGCGATATAAAAGTAACGGAAAAATTTGTTGAGCAACATTTACGTATTGGTATCGACTCATTATACCAGCTCATTAATAAGGGGAATACCATTAAACATCTTCGTTTTGAAGATATTTAA
- a CDS encoding TrmH family RNA methyltransferase produces the protein MIDIITSAQNHKIKNVLKLQEKSAERRKQNLIVFEGSRELGLALNAGFKIRTLFVCLDVWGQKRVEGVNQRDIFYISKEVFDKIAYREGSDGLIIVAEPQYLTLQTLKLPENPFLIILEAVEKPGNLGAILRTADAAKVDAVIVCDPKTDIYNPNAIRSSVGCVFTTQVVASTSDEVLEWLKAKGITSYAAALTATELYHNTDMTKPCSIIMGTEATGLTDKWLNNADKQIKIPMRGQIDSLNVSTCTAILAFEAMRQRGF, from the coding sequence ATGATTGACATAATTACTTCTGCTCAAAACCACAAAATAAAAAATGTACTGAAACTGCAGGAGAAATCTGCAGAACGTAGAAAGCAGAATCTGATCGTTTTTGAAGGTAGCCGTGAGCTGGGATTAGCCTTAAATGCAGGGTTTAAAATTAGGACATTGTTTGTTTGCTTGGATGTTTGGGGCCAGAAACGGGTTGAGGGAGTAAATCAGAGGGATATTTTCTACATAAGCAAAGAAGTTTTTGATAAAATTGCTTACCGAGAGGGTTCTGATGGATTAATTATCGTTGCCGAACCTCAGTACTTAACTCTTCAAACATTGAAATTGCCGGAAAACCCTTTTCTTATTATTCTTGAAGCTGTAGAAAAACCGGGCAATTTAGGTGCAATTTTGCGTACAGCTGATGCCGCTAAAGTTGATGCAGTTATTGTTTGTGATCCGAAAACTGATATTTACAATCCGAATGCAATTCGTTCAAGTGTTGGTTGTGTATTTACAACCCAAGTGGTGGCCTCAACAAGCGATGAAGTGTTAGAGTGGCTAAAAGCAAAAGGAATTACCAGTTATGCCGCCGCTTTAACGGCAACAGAGTTATATCATAATACTGATATGACTAAGCCTTGCTCCATCATAATGGGAACTGAGGCAACCGGATTGACAGATAAATGGCTAAATAATGCTGATAAACAAATTAAAATCCCAATGCGGGGTCAAATTGATTCTTTGAATGTTTCAACCTGTACTGCAATTTTAGCCTTTGAGGCTATGAGACAACGCGGATTTTAA
- a CDS encoding hotdog fold thioesterase, with protein MIWKSPITVEQINQRYGDKNHIGSLLDITFTEIGDDYLKATMPVDARTHQPYGLLHGGASVVLAETLGSVASVLCVDPLKYDCVGIEVNANHLKAVRSGFVTGVCAPIRIGATVHVWEIKMYNEQGKMNCLSRLTVMVVPKGKV; from the coding sequence ATGATTTGGAAAAGTCCGATTACTGTAGAACAAATAAATCAGCGATATGGTGATAAAAACCATATTGGATCGTTATTGGATATTACTTTTACTGAAATAGGGGATGATTATTTAAAGGCAACTATGCCTGTTGATGCTCGTACGCATCAGCCTTATGGTCTTTTACATGGAGGAGCGTCAGTGGTATTGGCTGAAACATTGGGAAGTGTTGCTTCTGTACTATGTGTTGACCCATTAAAATATGATTGTGTTGGTATTGAAGTAAATGCAAATCATCTTAAAGCGGTGCGCTCAGGTTTTGTAACAGGTGTTTGCGCTCCTATAAGAATAGGCGCTACAGTGCACGTTTGGGAAATCAAAATGTATAATGAACAGGGGAAAATGAATTGCTTAAGTCGCCTTACAGTGATGGTAGTACCTAAAGGCAAAGTATGA
- the ispF gene encoding 2-C-methyl-D-erythritol 2,4-cyclodiphosphate synthase: MNFRIGYGFDVHQLVDGHPFYLGGVKLEAEKGAFGHSDADVLLHALCDALLGAANLRDIGFHFKNTDDRWKGISSLILLEETMKLLNNKGYKVGNVDCTVCLEAPKVNPHIPAMQKAIAEKLGIDEDAVSIKATTNEKLGFIGREEGVTASAVALIYK; this comes from the coding sequence ATGAATTTTAGAATAGGTTACGGTTTTGATGTACATCAATTAGTTGATGGACATCCTTTTTATTTGGGAGGAGTAAAGCTTGAAGCAGAAAAAGGAGCCTTTGGGCACTCTGACGCTGATGTGCTTTTACATGCCTTGTGCGATGCTTTATTAGGAGCTGCCAACTTACGCGACATTGGCTTCCATTTCAAAAACACAGATGATCGGTGGAAAGGAATAAGTAGTTTGATTTTGCTGGAAGAAACCATGAAACTACTAAACAACAAAGGATATAAAGTTGGGAACGTCGATTGTACTGTTTGTTTGGAAGCCCCCAAAGTAAATCCTCATATTCCTGCTATGCAGAAAGCCATTGCTGAAAAATTGGGCATAGATGAAGATGCGGTTTCTATTAAAGCTACAACGAATGAAAAGTTGGGCTTTATTGGGCGGGAAGAAGGAGTTACAGCTTCTGCAGTAGCCCTTATTTATAAGTAA
- a CDS encoding SUMF1/EgtB/PvdO family nonheme iron enzyme produces the protein MKKTTRYLILACALGLPLSFVACNKKERSSTTGWNYNDSKNGGFQKVSYKKDQLGPGLVAIEGGTFVMGALEQDLGYDNDNTEKRVTVTSFYMDETEVRNIDWLEYLYWLARVYKGYPEVYERALPDTMVWRKPLAYNEPYVDNYLRHPAFADYPVVGVSWSQANEYCIWRTDRANEAILVNKGILKAEPNQTDANSFNTDAYYAGQYEGTVKKNVKNLDPNATNKTRSVRYSDGILLPGAYRLPSEAEWEYAALALKGNVKYENIEEKKLYPWNGLTLRSSQGKTQGLFLANFKRGRGDNTGVAGYLNDNADITAPVKSYMPNDYGLFCMAGNVNEWVQDVYRPLSFEDISDQNPFRGNQFTVKQKEGKGAYAKKDSLGRIPRVPDTAGRLIDGTKITKKYDVRDYGDESTMYGYGKTSLVNNRSRVYKGGSWNDRAYWLTPGARRFMDQDSSSAEVGFRCAMGRVGAPGVGKTKRPNFKSK, from the coding sequence ATGAAAAAGACTACACGATATCTTATACTAGCTTGCGCCCTAGGATTGCCGTTATCGTTTGTTGCTTGTAACAAGAAAGAACGATCGTCAACAACTGGCTGGAACTACAATGACTCTAAAAACGGAGGCTTTCAAAAAGTTTCATACAAAAAAGACCAACTAGGTCCAGGCTTAGTGGCCATTGAGGGCGGAACATTTGTTATGGGTGCCTTGGAACAGGACCTTGGCTATGACAATGATAACACAGAAAAACGTGTTACAGTAACATCGTTTTATATGGACGAAACGGAAGTTCGTAATATCGACTGGCTGGAGTACTTATACTGGTTAGCTCGTGTTTACAAAGGCTATCCTGAAGTTTATGAGCGCGCATTGCCTGATACAATGGTTTGGAGAAAGCCATTGGCTTATAATGAGCCATATGTAGATAACTATTTACGTCATCCTGCTTTTGCTGATTATCCTGTGGTTGGAGTTAGCTGGAGTCAGGCAAACGAATATTGTATTTGGAGAACTGACCGTGCCAACGAAGCTATTTTGGTGAATAAAGGTATTTTAAAGGCTGAGCCAAACCAAACGGATGCTAACAGCTTTAATACTGATGCTTATTATGCAGGTCAATACGAGGGTACAGTTAAGAAAAACGTTAAAAACCTAGATCCAAACGCAACTAATAAAACTCGTTCTGTTCGTTATTCAGATGGTATTCTATTGCCAGGAGCATATCGTTTACCTTCAGAAGCTGAGTGGGAGTATGCCGCTTTAGCTTTAAAGGGAAATGTTAAGTATGAGAATATTGAAGAGAAAAAATTATATCCTTGGAATGGCTTAACCTTACGTAGCTCACAAGGTAAAACTCAAGGTTTATTCTTAGCCAACTTTAAACGTGGTAGAGGTGATAATACCGGTGTTGCTGGTTATTTGAACGATAATGCTGACATTACAGCTCCGGTTAAGAGCTATATGCCAAATGACTACGGATTGTTCTGTATGGCTGGAAACGTGAACGAGTGGGTGCAAGATGTGTACCGTCCACTTTCATTTGAAGATATAAGCGATCAAAACCCATTCCGTGGTAACCAGTTTACCGTAAAGCAAAAAGAGGGTAAAGGTGCTTATGCGAAAAAGGATAGTTTAGGTCGTATTCCAAGAGTTCCAGATACTGCAGGTAGATTAATTGACGGAACGAAGATCACTAAGAAATATGATGTCCGTGACTACGGTGATGAGTCTACAATGTATGGATATGGTAAGACCTCATTGGTAAATAACCGTTCTAGAGTTTATAAAGGAGGATCATGGAATGATAGAGCTTATTGGTTAACTCCAGGTGCTCGCCGCTTTATGGACCAAGATTCATCTTCAGCAGAGGTTGGTTTCCGTTGTGCGATGGGTCGTGTAGGTGCTCCAGGAGTTGGAAAAACCAAACGTCCTAATTTCAAAAGCAAGTAA
- a CDS encoding DUF6249 domain-containing protein gives MEGILVPILISLGAFLMVFGLRYLENKERMAMIERGMDPGVRKKNTNPAGTLKWGLLFIGVGVGLLTALILTQYVFVGMDDDLYSAVYFGMIFICGGIGLLRAYSLTKKEHQEEKTAEKQSAY, from the coding sequence ATGGAAGGTATATTAGTCCCAATTTTAATTTCGTTAGGTGCATTTTTAATGGTATTTGGCCTTCGATATTTGGAAAATAAAGAAAGAATGGCAATGATTGAACGCGGTATGGATCCTGGGGTTAGAAAGAAAAACACCAATCCTGCCGGAACTTTAAAATGGGGATTGCTGTTTATCGGCGTAGGTGTAGGCTTATTAACTGCACTTATTTTGACCCAATATGTATTTGTAGGAATGGATGACGATCTGTATTCAGCAGTATATTTTGGAATGATCTTTATTTGTGGCGGGATAGGCTTATTAAGAGCTTATTCTCTTACCAAAAAAGAGCATCAAGAAGAGAAAACAGCAGAGAAACAATCAGCTTATTAA
- a CDS encoding glutamine--tRNA ligase/YqeY domain fusion protein: MSEERSLNFLEEIVEKDLAEKKHDGRVLTRFPPEPNGYLHIGHAKSICLNFGLAQEYNGKTNLRFDDTNPVTEDTEYVESIKEDVKWLGFNWAEELYTSDYFDQLYDYAVTLISKGLAYVDDSTSEEIAAQKGNPSEPGTPSPYRERSVEENHRLFAEMKAGKYKDGEKVLRAKIDMASPNMHMRDPIIYRIKHAHHHRTGDKWCIYPMYDFAHGQSDSIEQITHSICTLEFVPHRPLYDWLIDKLEIFPSRQYEFARLNMNYTVMSKRKLLQLVNEGFVESWDDPRMPTISGLRRRGYTPASIREFCERIGIQKRENIIDVSLLEFCIREDLNKTSWRRMAVLDPIKMVITNYPEGQVEVLEGENNPEVEGGEGSRELPFSHELWIEREDFMENPPKKFFRLGPGLSTRLKHAYIVTCNDFVKDANGNVTEIHCTYAPNSKSGNDTSGINVKGTIHWVSVQHAKTAEVRLYERLFKVENPANEEGDFKDYINPESLQIIKQAYIEPALANDFNPEHRFQFIRKGYFVLDKDSTPEQLVFNRTVTLKDSWAKEVKKG; this comes from the coding sequence ATGAGTGAAGAACGGTCGCTTAACTTCTTAGAAGAAATTGTTGAAAAAGATTTAGCCGAAAAAAAACATGATGGACGTGTATTAACTCGTTTCCCTCCTGAACCTAATGGCTATTTACATATCGGGCATGCAAAGTCCATCTGCCTTAATTTTGGTTTGGCGCAAGAATATAATGGCAAGACCAACCTTCGTTTTGATGACACTAATCCAGTCACTGAAGATACTGAATACGTAGAAAGTATTAAGGAAGACGTTAAGTGGTTGGGCTTTAATTGGGCTGAAGAGCTGTATACTTCTGATTACTTTGATCAGCTTTATGATTATGCTGTGACACTAATCAGCAAAGGTTTGGCTTATGTTGATGATTCTACATCTGAAGAAATTGCGGCGCAAAAAGGTAACCCTTCAGAACCAGGTACTCCAAGTCCTTATCGTGAAAGAAGTGTGGAAGAAAACCATCGACTGTTTGCCGAGATGAAAGCTGGCAAATACAAGGATGGTGAAAAGGTGTTACGTGCCAAAATTGATATGGCATCTCCGAACATGCACATGCGTGACCCAATTATTTATAGGATTAAGCATGCTCATCATCATCGTACTGGTGATAAGTGGTGTATTTACCCTATGTATGACTTTGCTCATGGCCAAAGTGATTCAATTGAACAAATAACCCATTCAATTTGTACTCTGGAGTTTGTTCCGCATCGTCCGTTATACGACTGGCTTATTGATAAGTTGGAAATATTTCCGTCAAGACAATATGAGTTTGCTCGTTTAAATATGAACTATACCGTGATGAGCAAGCGGAAACTGTTACAATTGGTGAATGAAGGTTTTGTTGAGAGTTGGGATGATCCTCGAATGCCTACAATAAGCGGATTACGTCGTCGTGGTTATACGCCAGCGTCAATTCGTGAGTTTTGTGAACGCATTGGTATTCAAAAGCGAGAAAATATTATTGATGTTAGTTTATTGGAATTTTGCATTCGAGAGGACCTGAACAAGACTTCCTGGAGAAGAATGGCTGTTCTTGATCCTATAAAAATGGTGATTACCAATTATCCAGAGGGGCAGGTTGAAGTATTGGAGGGTGAAAATAATCCAGAAGTTGAAGGAGGAGAAGGATCTCGTGAATTACCTTTTAGTCATGAATTATGGATTGAGCGTGAAGATTTTATGGAAAATCCGCCTAAGAAGTTTTTCCGTCTAGGTCCTGGTTTGTCAACCCGTTTGAAGCATGCCTATATTGTAACTTGCAATGATTTTGTAAAGGATGCAAATGGTAATGTTACTGAAATACATTGTACATATGCTCCTAATTCTAAATCCGGAAATGATACAAGTGGTATAAATGTTAAAGGTACAATTCACTGGGTAAGTGTTCAACATGCTAAAACTGCTGAGGTTCGTTTGTATGAGCGTTTGTTTAAAGTTGAAAATCCGGCTAATGAAGAGGGAGACTTTAAGGATTATATCAATCCTGAAAGTTTACAAATTATAAAACAGGCTTATATTGAGCCTGCATTGGCCAACGACTTCAATCCCGAGCATCGCTTTCAATTTATCCGTAAGGGATATTTTGTATTGGATAAAGATTCTACGCCAGAACAATTGGTGTTTAACCGCACCGTTACTTTGAAAGATTCATGGGCCAAAGAGGTAAAAAAAGGATAA
- a CDS encoding cobalamin B12-binding domain-containing protein, translated as MNRPIRVLVAKCGLDGHDRGAKIIATSLRDAGMEVIYTGLRQTPEMIVNTALQEDVDAIGISILSGAHMTVFPKIMKLMKEKQLDDVLLTGGGIIPEEDMKQLNDLGVGTLFPPGTSTNEIVQYITSWTKEHRSF; from the coding sequence ATGAATAGACCCATTCGCGTTTTAGTTGCCAAATGCGGCTTAGACGGCCATGACCGCGGTGCTAAAATAATAGCAACTTCTTTGCGTGATGCAGGCATGGAAGTAATTTACACAGGCTTACGTCAAACTCCCGAAATGATTGTTAACACTGCTTTACAAGAAGATGTTGACGCTATAGGAATTAGTATTCTCTCAGGTGCTCACATGACCGTTTTCCCAAAGATCATGAAATTGATGAAGGAGAAACAGCTTGACGACGTTCTACTTACTGGAGGAGGAATTATTCCGGAGGAGGACATGAAACAGCTAAACGATCTTGGCGTTGGAACGCTTTTCCCTCCAGGCACCAGTACAAATGAAATTGTTCAATACATAACCTCCTGGACCAAGGAACATCGCTCATTTTGA
- the porV gene encoding type IX secretion system outer membrane channel protein PorV, whose product MNIIKKRLLLTISIAGFWTFPSYAQGIGDGGLIQTDGKRVNSITTAVPFLLIGPDSRAGAMGDAGVASSPDASSMHWNPAKYAFAKEKGGIGIDYSPWLKSLGIQDINLAYLSGYYKLDNRQTIASSFRYFSLGELIFTDNTGQEFGQYNPSEYAIDAAYIRNLSDLFSIALAARFIHSNLGSGNVNGNDFNPGNAFACDVAVYYNKNVSLFNTDANVAWGVNISNIGTKMQYGTLKNFLPTNLRIGGASTFKINETNSLSVTIDFNKLLVPTNPIVDEEGTIVAGEDPNKTVPGGIFGSFSDAPGGFKEEMQEINIASGLEYWFNNIVALRGGYFYENPNKGNRQYFTLGAGLKYEDIGFDFAYLIPGKQNNPLERTIRFSLIYNFGKKPAAL is encoded by the coding sequence ATGAATATCATTAAAAAGCGTTTGCTTTTAACCATCTCCATTGCAGGTTTTTGGACGTTTCCATCTTATGCGCAAGGCATTGGAGATGGAGGTTTAATCCAAACTGATGGCAAACGAGTAAATTCTATTACAACTGCCGTACCATTTTTATTAATTGGTCCTGACTCACGTGCGGGAGCAATGGGAGATGCGGGTGTAGCCAGTTCTCCTGACGCTAGCTCGATGCATTGGAATCCGGCTAAATATGCCTTTGCAAAAGAAAAGGGTGGAATAGGCATTGATTATAGCCCCTGGCTTAAATCTCTGGGTATTCAAGATATAAATTTGGCATATCTATCCGGGTACTATAAACTTGATAACCGCCAAACAATTGCTTCTTCTTTTCGATACTTTTCACTTGGGGAATTAATTTTTACGGATAATACAGGTCAAGAATTTGGTCAGTACAATCCTAGTGAGTATGCTATTGATGCAGCCTATATAAGGAATTTAAGCGATCTGTTTTCTATTGCATTAGCGGCCCGTTTTATCCATTCTAACCTAGGATCTGGCAATGTAAATGGTAATGATTTTAATCCCGGCAATGCCTTTGCCTGCGACGTTGCTGTTTATTATAATAAAAATGTTTCACTCTTTAATACTGATGCCAATGTTGCCTGGGGAGTAAACATTTCAAACATCGGCACTAAAATGCAATATGGTACATTAAAAAATTTCTTACCTACCAATTTGAGAATAGGAGGAGCTTCGACCTTTAAGATTAATGAGACAAATTCATTAAGTGTAACAATTGATTTTAACAAATTGCTAGTTCCTACTAACCCAATTGTTGACGAAGAAGGGACTATTGTGGCTGGAGAAGACCCTAACAAAACCGTCCCCGGAGGCATTTTCGGCTCATTTAGTGACGCCCCCGGAGGATTTAAAGAAGAAATGCAAGAAATCAATATAGCTAGCGGTTTAGAATATTGGTTTAATAATATTGTGGCATTAAGAGGGGGCTATTTCTATGAAAATCCAAACAAAGGCAACCGCCAATATTTCACTTTAGGGGCGGGATTAAAATATGAAGACATTGGATTTGATTTCGCTTATCTTATCCCTGGTAAGCAAAACAATCCACTAGAAAGAACAATACGATTTTCTTTAATTTATAATTTTGGCAAAAAACCCGCCGCGTTATAA